The DNA sequence CTACTTCTATTTTAGAAAACTCTTTTGTGGTCACTTGTACCATTTGAATACGTTGTTCTAGTGTAAACATTGGTTCTTTTGCTTTTGACGCTGCAACAGCAACAATGATGCGATCAAACATCTTGCATGCACGGGTAATGATATCAAGATGTCCATTGGTAATGGGATCAAAAGTACCAGGATATATAGCTGTCCTCACCGAATAGCTCCAATAAAAGTAATCAAAAATAGTGAAGCATGCGTGGTAAGAAGTATAGGTTTACATTGTTGCATAATACCTGTATTGGTTGTATAAAATAACATTGGCTTTGATGGAACCTTTGTTTTAGTAAAAGTTTTTATTAAGAAAAGCATACCACAACTATTTGCTTTTTGCTCTTAATGCCTTCACTTCCAGCGCGTAAATAATGCGTTAGATATTCCTAATGCATCATACCATTTTCCAATGATGAATTGTTCCATCTCTTTAAGATTTTGATGTTCAGCATAATAGCCCATAACAGGTGGTGCAATGATGGCACCGAGTGAGGCAAGTTTGTGCATATTCTCAAGAGCAATGGCAGAAAAAGGAAGCTCTCTAGGTGCAAGTAGAAGTTTTTTTTGCTCTTTGAGTGCAACTGCAGCAACACGAGTAGGGAGATTGTCGCTGATACCGCAAGCAATTTTAGCAAGAGTATTCATAGAGCAGGGGATGATAGCTGTACTATCTACACGAAAAGAACCACTTGAAATAGAGGCTGCAATATTGCAGCTGCTGTGCAGGGTCACATGTGTATGTTCAAATGATTCAACAGTCAGCGCATTATCTGAGACAATGACGTGCACTTCAATCTCTTTAGGTAAGTAGTCGATAAATTTCTTTCCCAACTGTACCCCACTGGCACCAGTAATGGCTACAACCAATTTCATCTATTCACTCTTTTGATTTAAGTAGGCAATGCTTTAAGCCTTATTCTTTCAGATTTCAATTATAGCATACCCATGGCTAATTTTGCTTCATCGCTCATTTTGTTTTGATCCCAAGGTGGGTCAAATACTAGTTCTACATCAATACATGCAAGGTCACCTCCTAAGCGAGAGGGAATGGAGCGTACCAAGTCAACAATCACTTCTGACATAGAGCAGGTTGCAGAGGTAAGGGTCATTATAATTTTGCATTCACTCTGTCTGCTGGTGGGGTTCTTCCAGCAGTCTACATGATAAATGAGTCCAAGGTTATAAATATCTACAGGTAGTTCGGGATCATAGATAGTTTTGAGTTGATTAATAATGCTTTCTCTCATCTCTTCGTCTATTTCGGCATCTTTGGGCTTATGACATTTGTTTTCTATCACATCAAAACGATTGTCTGCACCACTATTTGTATTATTGCCAAATTTTGCTTCCCAGGCTGCCATCTCTTCAGCAGTAGATGGAATATCGTTATACTGAATATTGTTTGGGTCTTTCATAAAAATCCTTAGCGTTATGATGTTGCATCTTTGCATCTCTGTGCATATGTATACACCTTTTTAATGAATGCCTCAAGGCTTTGTTGGCGTACCGGAGAGAGCAGTTCAACAATACCAAGCTCTTCAAGGCGTTTTGGGTTGAAAGTGAGTATTTCGTCAACTTTTTTGTTGCCAAAGATATCTAGTAAAAGGGTAAGCATTCCCTTTGCCATTTCGGATGTACCTTCACCACGCAATATAAGTTTACCATCCTTGCATTTGCCAACAAGCCATGCGGGTGATGCGCATCCTACGATGAAGGTGTCATCATTTTTTTCCTCTTTGGTGAGAGTAGTGTGTTTTTTTCCAAGGTCGAAGATATATTCCATCTTCTCGTTAGGGGTCACAAAAAGGTCAAAATCCTCTTTGTATTTTTGGAGTGTTTCTTCAATGGTCATATAAAATCCTTTTCGCCTGCATAGAAGGCTTCTTCAAATGTTGCCTTAATCACCTCTTGATGGCGACTATCCTTAATCTGCTCTATAAGTGTATTGGCAAAGGCGATGACAAGTATTTTTTTTGCTTCAATCTCGTCGATACCACGTGAACGTAGATAAAAGAGTTGTTTCTCATCAAGTTGTCCTGTAGTTGATCCATGACTCGCTTCTAGCTCATCAATATAGATTTCAAGTTGTGGTTTACTTGCCATGTAAGCTTTTTCATGCAGGAGTATTGCCTTGGAGTTTTGATAGGCTTTTGTCCATTTGGCGGAGTGCTCTACCCTAATGAGTGCATCAAAGATACCGCAAGATGCACTGTCAATAATACTTTTTGCCTCTTGATGAGAAGTAGCATATTTGCCTTGATGGATAATTTTGCTAATTGTACCACGCTGTGCCCCGTCATTGATGTAGAGAAGGTGTCCCATATTCAGGTGTGCGTAATAGTCAAGATCTACTTTAATCAATTGTAATCCCATACCACTGCCCATATCAAAACTTTTGACAACAGCATTGGCATGCCGGTTAAGCTGTAGATGGTGTGAGGCAATCATGGCATAATCCTCACCGTGTATCTTTTGATTCTTGAGAATACGTAGGGTACTATCAGGTGCAATAAAGGTGTCGTAACCATAGAGCACCAGTGTATCTTTGATATTTTTATTGTAAAAACTCTCAAAAAGTGTTGCATGACGATTGGCTTGGTTGATTAGCACAATACGATAAGCGATAAGTGTGCCACTTTGACTGTAATGATGCTCCACCTCTACATCAGTATCACCATCAAGGTCTATTTTAATTACATGTGGACTAAGCAGGTGCCCTAAATAGTACATAGGGTCAAAGTGTTCCATGTCTATTGTCTGGCATTGTTCGTAATAGATACGCATCCCGTGAGGTGCATGGGTAACGATACCATCAACAATGATAATTTTTTTGGCCTCTTTGATGGGTTTAGGGATGTAGGAGATGGTGCAGTACTCTTTTTCAAATAGTTTCTTTAGCTGAAAATAGCGGTATTCCTCATTCTTTTTGTTTGGTAATCCTAATATAGCAAAGCGTTCAAGTGCTACAGACTTTCTATCCACGCTGAGTAGCTGAGCTATTTCAGAAGGAGACTTTTTTTTGAGTTCGCTCAGCTTCATTATGCTTCCTCAACAATGCTTTCATAGCCATGTTCCTCGAGTTGTGAAACCAGCTCAAATCCGGCAGTCTTAATGATGCGCCCATCTTTAAGTACATGAATATAGTCTGGTTTGATGTAGTCAAGAATACGGCTATAATGAGTGATGACCAGAAAGCTTCGCTTATTATCTTTCATTAGGTTGATTCCTTCTGAAACTGCTCTGAGTGCATCAATATCAAGCCCAGAATCAATCTCATCAAGGATAATCACATCAGGGTTGAGCATCAGCATCTGTAATATTTCATTACGCTTTTTCTCTCCTCCGGAAAAACCTTCATTGAGGCTACGGCTAATCATGTCTGCTTTCATGCCAAGCATTTCAAGATACTTTTTCATTTCACGCAGGAACTCTGCAGCATTGAGTTCCTCTTTGCCCTGATATTTGCGTTTGGCATTTAATGCAGTTCTAAGAAAGTAGGCATTGTTGACGCCTGAGATCTCTACGGGGTGCTGAAAACTAAGGAAGATGCCCTCAAGTGCTCTCTCTTCTGGTGCCATCTCAAGAATGCTCTTGTTTCTATAGAGGATATCTCCTTTGGTTACCTCTATATCGTAGTGTCCCACAATAGTCTTACTTAGTGTTGACTTGCCTGCACCATTTGGTCCCATAATAGCATGCACTTTTCCTGGTTCCAACTCAAGTGTGAGCCCTTTGAGTATCTCTTTTTCTCCAATTTTGGTATGAATATTCTTGATTTCTAATATTTTACTCATCCTACGCTTCCTTCCAATGTTAATTCTAGTAATGCTTTTGCTTCCACTGCGTACTCCATAGGGAGATGATTGAACACCTCTTTGCAAAATCCGTGCACAATCATACTGACCGCACTCTCTTCGTCTATACCTCTTTGTCTAAGGTAAAAGAGTTGCTCATCACTAATTTTACTGGTGGTTGCCTCGTGCTCTACCTGTCCTTGAGAATCTTTACTTTCCAAATAAGGGAAAGTATGTGCACCACACTGGTTACCTATGAGTAGAGAATCACATTCACTGTAGTTTCTTGCCCCTGTAGCACTTGCACCTATCTTGACTAGCCCACGATAGGTATTCTGTCCTTTCATTGCCGAAATGCCTTTGGAGATAATGGTTGAACTTGTATTTTCTCCTAGATGAATCATTTTTGTTCCTGTATCTGCTTGCTGTGCTAGTGTAGTGACAGCAACAGAGTAGAATTCACCAATACTGTTATTGCCTTTGAGAATACAGCTTGGATATTTCCAAGTAATTGCTGAACCGGTCTCTACTTGTGTCCAGCTGATTTTGGCATTGTCACCCGCACAGATACCACGCTTGGTAACAAAGTTGTAAATGCCTCCTTTGCCTTCCTTGTCGCCTGGGTACCAGTTTTGGATAGTGGAGTATTTAATTTCTGCATTCTTCATGGCAACCAGTTCGACGACAGCAGCGTGTAGTTGATTTTCATCACGCATTGGCGCAGAGCATCCCTCATTATAGCTGACATAACTACCTTCATCTGCAATAATGAGTGTACGCTCAAACTGCCCTGTGTTAAGCGCATTTATACGGAAATAGGTACTTAGTTCCATTGGACAACGTACCCCCTTAGGAATATAGACAAAAGTTCCATCGGTAAAGACAGCCGAATTAAGTGTAGCAAAGAAGTTGTCTGTCATAGGAACAACGGAGAACATATACTTTTTAATTAACTCTGGATAGTTGTGTATTGCATCAGAGATAGAGCAAAAAATGACACCATGTTTTTCAAGTTCGTCTTGATAGGTAGTTTTGACTGATACCGAATCAACAACTGCATCAACAGCAACTTTTACACCAGCAAGCTGTTTTTGTTCCTCAAGTGGAATACCAAGCTTCTCATAGGCTTCAAGGATTTTTGGGTCAACTTCATCAAGACTCTTTGGTCCATCAGTCTTGGGTGCAGCATAGTAGGAGATAGATTGGTAATCTACCGGTTCGTATGTTATATTTCCCCAAGTTGGCTCTTCCATTTTCCTCCACCTGTTAAGTGCCTTTAGGCGCATATCAAGCATCCACTCTGGTTCTTTTTTCTTTGTTGATATAAATTTGATTGTATCTTCATTGAGTCCAGGCGGTACCACATCGGTCTCAATATCTATTTCAAAACCGAGTCCATATTCGCCAGAAACAGCTTTGTCAATCTCTTCTTGTGCCATAGGTTTTCCTAATTCGGAGTTATTTTGTATTATTTATAACATAAAAAGACTCATGGGTCAAGTGATGCAGATCAAATGGTATACAATTTTGGGATATATTAGAGGTGGAGCGGGAGACGGGACTCGAACCCGCGACCCTCAGCTTGGAAGGCTGACGCTCTAGCCAACTGAGCTACTCCCGCAAAAAGTTTTTGCTAAATGGTGGTACCTCGAGTCGGAGTCGAACCGACACGGCCGAAGCCACCAGATTTTGAGTCTAGCGTGTCTACCAATTCCACCATCGAGGCATACGTCTAAAGCGCAGGTTGCATTTTACTCTCAGAGAACTTAAAAACATATGATATATAGTAATCCTAATGCAGAAAACCAACAATTTAATATATTTTCAAAGATGACTAATTTTTCTGTGTTATAATACATCTTCATTAATTAATATTAAAACGATTCCATTTTTAGGACAATGAGTGAAGACCATACTAATTATGACAGCTATTCTTTTTATTTACGGTATATTTTCAACTTTTTTTAGAGATACAGCACTATCAGGAAATATTGGTAATATCGTAGGAAATACAAATATTTACCTTTTTGGTTCTTTTGCCTATATGAATATTTTGATACTCTTTTATCCACTTTATAAACTCTACACCAATGTAGCCGTACGCAACAATATTGATTTTTATTTAGGATGGGTTTTACTCTTTATTGGCGCCATACTCTTTGAGTCATTGATATTAGAGGCAAAAGATGCAGGAATCATTGGACCGCAGGTAGTGGAATTTCTTCGTCCCTATATTGGAGAAGCTGGACTTTGGTTACTTTGGCTGATGACCATAACACTAGCATTGACTTTCATTGTTGATGATGAATTTCAGTGGCAATCGCTTGTTTCTAAAAGAGAGAAAATAATAACCTTGTTCAAGAGTATGGGAACCATTTCTAAAAGTATTTTTTTAAAGTTTACTATAGGTATCAAGAAAATAATGATGATTATTTTCACTAATCACTTTGCCTCACCCAAGCTTGAAGATGAGATAATGCCATTCATTGATATTGATATAGCAGAAGATACAGAGCTAAAAACCATAACCCCAAAATTAACAATGAAACAGGAAACAGTGGTTAAAAAAAAGCCTAAACCAAAGCCCAAAAAACAGACAGACAGCCCAGTGTTTGAAGAGGTGCTAGGGGTTGAGCCACCCATTAAGAAGTTATTTGATACACAGGAAGATAAAGAAATTTCTGATACAAAATCAACAGCATCTTCAAGTAGTGTAAAAATTGTCGAGGAGCTTGAAGAGAACTCTAAGTTGATGGAGACACTAGAAAGAGGTAAAGTTGAAAAGCCAAAAAATTTCAAACTTCCCAAACTTGATTTTTTACAAAAAGCCCCCAATCAACAGAAGAAGCATATTAATGAAGCTGAGATTGACCGTAAGTCTGGTAACCTAATTGAGAAACTTAAGCTCTTTAAGATTGATGGGGATGTGGTTCGCACCTATACAGGACCACTTGTAACAACTTTTGAGTTCAAGCCTGCACCACATGTAAAGGTCTCTAAGATACTTGGATTGCAAGATGATCTTGCTATGGCACTAAGTGCAGAGACTATCCGTATTCAAGCACCCATACCAGGACGTGATGTAGTAGGTATAGAGATTCCCAATGAGCATTCAAATATTATCTATCTTCGTGAAATTCTTGAGGATGATCTCTTTCAAAACTCTAAATCTCCACTAACAATTGCATTGGGTAAGGATATTGTTGGAAAACCATTTATTACCGATATTAAGAAATTACCACATTTGCTTATTGCTGGTACGACAGGTTCGGGTAAATCGGTGGGAATTAATGCAATGATACTTTCATTGCTTTACAAAAATGACCCTGAGCATCTCAAGCTAATGATGATTGACCCCAAGATGTTGGAGTTCTCTATTTATGATGAGATTCCACATTTGATTACGCCCGTAATTACCGAGCCTAAAAAGGCAATTGCCGCACTAGCAAATATGGTAGGTGAGATGGAGCGTCGTTATCGCTTAATGGCAGAGAAGAGGACTAAAAATATCGATAATTATAACGAGAAGATTAAAAGAGACAATTCGGGGGACGAACCGATGCCCTTTATTGTTATTGTTATTGATGAGTTGGCAGATTTAATGATGAATGGTGGAAAAGAAGTGGAGACTTCTATTGCTCGCTTAGCACAGAAGTCAAGAGCCTGTGGTATCCATTTGATTGTTGCAACCCAACGACCAAGTGTTGATGTTGTGACTGGGATTATCAAGGCAAATCTCCCGTCAAGATTAAGCTACAGGGTAGGACAGAAGATTGACTCAAAAGTTATTCTTGATTCAATGGGTGCAGAGAGTTTGCTTGGACGAGGTGATGGGCTCTTTACTCCCCCAGGTATGACCGGATTAGTACGCATTCATGCACCATGGGCAACAGAAGAGGAGATTGAGGAGATTGTTGAGTTTATTAAGGTACAGCGTGCACCAGAGTATGATGAGAGTTATTTTGTTGAGAGTAGTGGCACATCACTAGAAAAAGGAGAGAAGGAAATTGAACTTGATTCACTTTATGAGGAGGCAAAGGCAGTTGTTCTCTCTGATAAGAAGACCTCTATCTCTTACTTGCAACGTAAACTTCAGATAGGCTATAATCGTTCAGCAAATATCATAGATCAGCTTGAGGCAACAGGGGTGCTCTCCTCTCCTAACACTAAAGGAAATAGAGATATATTGATTTGACTAAAGTAGCCCTAAAGCATGGTCTTTGTAACTATCTGATACACCCAATTAAACAACCTTTTCTATACTTATTATTCAAAATAAGATTTAATGCAAACTTGCTACCATTAAGCTACGAATTTACATACAATAGGAGACCACAATATGGCCTTAATCGAAGATTATAAAAAACATACATCTGAGCGTGCAGAGCTTGGTGTTCCTTCACTTCCGCTCACAGTAGAGCAGACAGCAGAACTGGTTGAGATCCTTAAACAGAGTCCAATCCCAGAATCAGACTATGTGATGGATATGTTTGAAAATAAAGTACCTGCAGGTGTAGATGATGCAGCATATGTAAAAGCAGCATTTCTTAATGATATTATACAAGAGAATGTTACCTGTGATGCAATCAGCAAAACAAAGGCAATTGAGATCCTTGGCAAAATGCTAGGTGGCTTTAATGTAACACCGATGGTAGAGGCACTTAAACTTGGTGATGACGTTGCTGATGCTGC is a window from the Sulfurovum sp. genome containing:
- a CDS encoding iron-sulfur cluster assembly protein, which encodes MKDPNNIQYNDIPSTAEEMAAWEAKFGNNTNSGADNRFDVIENKCHKPKDAEIDEEMRESIINQLKTIYDPELPVDIYNLGLIYHVDCWKNPTSRQSECKIIMTLTSATCSMSEVIVDLVRSIPSRLGGDLACIDVELVFDPPWDQNKMSDEAKLAMGML
- a CDS encoding UbiX family flavin prenyltransferase — its product is MKLVVAITGASGVQLGKKFIDYLPKEIEVHVIVSDNALTVESFEHTHVTLHSSCNIAASISSGSFRVDSTAIIPCSMNTLAKIACGISDNLPTRVAAVALKEQKKLLLAPRELPFSAIALENMHKLASLGAIIAPPVMGYYAEHQNLKEMEQFIIGKWYDALGISNALFTRWK
- the sufC gene encoding Fe-S cluster assembly ATPase SufC; this translates as MSKILEIKNIHTKIGEKEILKGLTLELEPGKVHAIMGPNGAGKSTLSKTIVGHYDIEVTKGDILYRNKSILEMAPEERALEGIFLSFQHPVEISGVNNAYFLRTALNAKRKYQGKEELNAAEFLREMKKYLEMLGMKADMISRSLNEGFSGGEKKRNEILQMLMLNPDVIILDEIDSGLDIDALRAVSEGINLMKDNKRSFLVITHYSRILDYIKPDYIHVLKDGRIIKTAGFELVSQLEEHGYESIVEEA
- the sufB gene encoding Fe-S cluster assembly protein SufB, with product MAQEEIDKAVSGEYGLGFEIDIETDVVPPGLNEDTIKFISTKKKEPEWMLDMRLKALNRWRKMEEPTWGNITYEPVDYQSISYYAAPKTDGPKSLDEVDPKILEAYEKLGIPLEEQKQLAGVKVAVDAVVDSVSVKTTYQDELEKHGVIFCSISDAIHNYPELIKKYMFSVVPMTDNFFATLNSAVFTDGTFVYIPKGVRCPMELSTYFRINALNTGQFERTLIIADEGSYVSYNEGCSAPMRDENQLHAAVVELVAMKNAEIKYSTIQNWYPGDKEGKGGIYNFVTKRGICAGDNAKISWTQVETGSAITWKYPSCILKGNNSIGEFYSVAVTTLAQQADTGTKMIHLGENTSSTIISKGISAMKGQNTYRGLVKIGASATGARNYSECDSLLIGNQCGAHTFPYLESKDSQGQVEHEATTSKISDEQLFYLRQRGIDEESAVSMIVHGFCKEVFNHLPMEYAVEAKALLELTLEGSVG
- a CDS encoding SufE family protein: MTIEETLQKYKEDFDLFVTPNEKMEYIFDLGKKHTTLTKEEKNDDTFIVGCASPAWLVGKCKDGKLILRGEGTSEMAKGMLTLLLDIFGNKKVDEILTFNPKRLEELGIVELLSPVRQQSLEAFIKKVYTYAQRCKDATS
- a CDS encoding DNA translocase FtsK: MKTILIMTAILFIYGIFSTFFRDTALSGNIGNIVGNTNIYLFGSFAYMNILILFYPLYKLYTNVAVRNNIDFYLGWVLLFIGAILFESLILEAKDAGIIGPQVVEFLRPYIGEAGLWLLWLMTITLALTFIVDDEFQWQSLVSKREKIITLFKSMGTISKSIFLKFTIGIKKIMMIIFTNHFASPKLEDEIMPFIDIDIAEDTELKTITPKLTMKQETVVKKKPKPKPKKQTDSPVFEEVLGVEPPIKKLFDTQEDKEISDTKSTASSSSVKIVEELEENSKLMETLERGKVEKPKNFKLPKLDFLQKAPNQQKKHINEAEIDRKSGNLIEKLKLFKIDGDVVRTYTGPLVTTFEFKPAPHVKVSKILGLQDDLAMALSAETIRIQAPIPGRDVVGIEIPNEHSNIIYLREILEDDLFQNSKSPLTIALGKDIVGKPFITDIKKLPHLLIAGTTGSGKSVGINAMILSLLYKNDPEHLKLMMIDPKMLEFSIYDEIPHLITPVITEPKKAIAALANMVGEMERRYRLMAEKRTKNIDNYNEKIKRDNSGDEPMPFIVIVIDELADLMMNGGKEVETSIARLAQKSRACGIHLIVATQRPSVDVVTGIIKANLPSRLSYRVGQKIDSKVILDSMGAESLLGRGDGLFTPPGMTGLVRIHAPWATEEEIEEIVEFIKVQRAPEYDESYFVESSGTSLEKGEKEIELDSLYEEAKAVVLSDKKTSISYLQRKLQIGYNRSANIIDQLEATGVLSSPNTKGNRDILI
- a CDS encoding SufD family Fe-S cluster assembly protein, translating into MKLSELKKKSPSEIAQLLSVDRKSVALERFAILGLPNKKNEEYRYFQLKKLFEKEYCTISYIPKPIKEAKKIIIVDGIVTHAPHGMRIYYEQCQTIDMEHFDPMYYLGHLLSPHVIKIDLDGDTDVEVEHHYSQSGTLIAYRIVLINQANRHATLFESFYNKNIKDTLVLYGYDTFIAPDSTLRILKNQKIHGEDYAMIASHHLQLNRHANAVVKSFDMGSGMGLQLIKVDLDYYAHLNMGHLLYINDGAQRGTISKIIHQGKYATSHQEAKSIIDSASCGIFDALIRVEHSAKWTKAYQNSKAILLHEKAYMASKPQLEIYIDELEASHGSTTGQLDEKQLFYLRSRGIDEIEAKKILVIAFANTLIEQIKDSRHQEVIKATFEEAFYAGEKDFI